In the Passer domesticus isolate bPasDom1 chromosome 4, bPasDom1.hap1, whole genome shotgun sequence genome, one interval contains:
- the LOC135298787 gene encoding acrosin-like isoform X1, translated as MLLFCFLVLLAAFRPAQGVWNTCEGSCGLRPLTSDDERGMTRVVGGKSAESGAWPWLVSIQDPSVSGTGHLCGGSLISTQWVLTAAHCFTESRNLSDMRVLIGATKLTKPGPGAEVRLIKRLLIHKDYSPADQSNDIALLELNQPVQCSSYIQLVCVPNATLNVAQLENCYVAGWGATTARSQQSSDVLQEAKVHLINVEVCNSSEWYQGDVHTHNLCAGYPEGGIDTCQGDSGGPLMCRDNSADFFWVVGVTSWGRGCARAKRPGIYTSVQHFYDWILVQMDLLPQVEASRSWSIYPTASQPWTHHTNAPWPTQKPWPRPPPTYKPWPTTTLPPPKPWPTTLPPTKPWPTTLPAPKPWPPTLPPTKPWPTTAPAPKPWPPTLPPTKPWPTTAPAPKPWPPTLPPTKPWPTTAPAPKPWPPTLPPTKPWPTTAPAPKPWPPTLPPTKPWPTTAPAPKPWPPTLPPTKPWPTTAPAPKPWPTTLPPPKPSVIPAPVEEIKTCPFPLKKLMEFFTKIRELLKNLQGIAV; from the exons ATGCTGCTGTTCTGCTTCCTCGTGCTGCTGGCCGCGTTCAGGCCTGCGCAGGGTGTGTGGAACACCTGCGA AGGGAGCTGTGGGCTCCGGCCCTTGACTTCTGATGATGAGCGAGGCATGACACGCGTCGTGGGTGGCAAAAGTGCTGAGTCCGGGGCCTGGCCTTGGCTCGTCAGCATCCAAGATCCCTCGGTTTCAGGCACGGGGCATCTGTGTGGAGGGTCCCTCATCAGCACACAGTGGGTCCTCACAGCAGCCCACTGCTTTACTGAGTCCAG GAACCTCAGCGACATGCGCGTGCTGATCGGGGCCACGAAGCTGACCAAGCCGGGCCCTGGGGCCGAGGTGCGCCTGATTAAGCGGCTGCTGATTCACAAGGATTACAGTCCTGCCGACCAGAGCAACGACATCGCGCTGCTGGAGCTCAACCAGCCTGTCCAGTGCAGCTCCTACATCCAGCTGGTCTGCGTGCCCAACGCCACGCTGAACGTGGCACAGCTGGAAAACTGCTATGTCGCTGGCTGGGGTGCCACCACTGCAAGAT CTCAACAATCGAGTGATGTCCTGCAGGAGGCCAAGGTCCACCTTATCAATGTTGAGGTCTGCAACAGCAGTGAGTGGTACCAGGGGGATGTCCATACCCACAACTTGTGTGCTGGCTACCCGGAGGGTGGCATCGATACCTGCCAG GGTGACAGTGGGGGTCCACTCATGTGCCGAGACAACAGTGCTGACTTCTTCTGGGTTGTTGGAGTGACCAGCTGGGGAAGAGGCTGCGCCAGAGCAAAACGGCCTGGAATATACACTTCTGTTCAGCACTTCTATGACTGGATTCTGGTCCAGATGGATCTGCTTCCACAAGTAGAGGCTTCTCGGTCATGGAGTATTTATCCAACTGCCTCACAACCATGGACTCATCATACAAATGCCCCATGGCCCACTCAGAAGCCATGGCCAAGACCACCTCCCACTTATAAGCCATGGCCAACAACAACACTGCCCCCTCCAAAGCCATGGCCAACAACACTGCCCCCTACAAAGCCATGGCCAACAACACTGCCTGCTCCAAAGCCATGGCCACCAACACTGCCCCCTACAAAGCCATGGCCAACAACAGCGCCTGCTCCAAAGCCATGGCCACCAACACTGCCCCCTACAAAGCCATGGCCAACAACAGCGCCTGCTCCAAAGCCATGGCCACCAACACTGCCCCCTACAAAGCCATGGCCAACAACAGCGCCTGCTCCAAAGCCATGGCCACCAACACTGCCCCCTACAAAGCCATGGCCAACAACAGCGCCTGCTCCAAAGCCATGGCCACCAACACTGCCCCCTACAAAGCCATGGCCAACAACAGCGCCTGCTCCAAAGCCATGGCCACCAACACTGCCCCCTACAAAGCCATGGCCAACAACAGCGCCTGCTCCAAAGCCATGGCCAACAACACTGCCCCCTCCAAAGCCAAGTGTGATTCCTGCACCAGTGGAAGAGATTAAGACCTGCCCATTTCCACTCAAGAAGCTGATGGAATTCTTCACTAAGATACGGGAGCTCCTGAAGAACCTACAGGGAATTGCAGTTTGA
- the LOC135298787 gene encoding acrosin-like isoform X2 → MTRVVGGKSAESGAWPWLVSIQDPSVSGTGHLCGGSLISTQWVLTAAHCFTESRNLSDMRVLIGATKLTKPGPGAEVRLIKRLLIHKDYSPADQSNDIALLELNQPVQCSSYIQLVCVPNATLNVAQLENCYVAGWGATTARSQQSSDVLQEAKVHLINVEVCNSSEWYQGDVHTHNLCAGYPEGGIDTCQGDSGGPLMCRDNSADFFWVVGVTSWGRGCARAKRPGIYTSVQHFYDWILVQMDLLPQVEASRSWSIYPTASQPWTHHTNAPWPTQKPWPRPPPTYKPWPTTTLPPPKPWPTTLPPTKPWPTTLPAPKPWPPTLPPTKPWPTTAPAPKPWPPTLPPTKPWPTTAPAPKPWPPTLPPTKPWPTTAPAPKPWPPTLPPTKPWPTTAPAPKPWPPTLPPTKPWPTTAPAPKPWPPTLPPTKPWPTTAPAPKPWPTTLPPPKPSVIPAPVEEIKTCPFPLKKLMEFFTKIRELLKNLQGIAV, encoded by the exons ATGACACGCGTCGTGGGTGGCAAAAGTGCTGAGTCCGGGGCCTGGCCTTGGCTCGTCAGCATCCAAGATCCCTCGGTTTCAGGCACGGGGCATCTGTGTGGAGGGTCCCTCATCAGCACACAGTGGGTCCTCACAGCAGCCCACTGCTTTACTGAGTCCAG GAACCTCAGCGACATGCGCGTGCTGATCGGGGCCACGAAGCTGACCAAGCCGGGCCCTGGGGCCGAGGTGCGCCTGATTAAGCGGCTGCTGATTCACAAGGATTACAGTCCTGCCGACCAGAGCAACGACATCGCGCTGCTGGAGCTCAACCAGCCTGTCCAGTGCAGCTCCTACATCCAGCTGGTCTGCGTGCCCAACGCCACGCTGAACGTGGCACAGCTGGAAAACTGCTATGTCGCTGGCTGGGGTGCCACCACTGCAAGAT CTCAACAATCGAGTGATGTCCTGCAGGAGGCCAAGGTCCACCTTATCAATGTTGAGGTCTGCAACAGCAGTGAGTGGTACCAGGGGGATGTCCATACCCACAACTTGTGTGCTGGCTACCCGGAGGGTGGCATCGATACCTGCCAG GGTGACAGTGGGGGTCCACTCATGTGCCGAGACAACAGTGCTGACTTCTTCTGGGTTGTTGGAGTGACCAGCTGGGGAAGAGGCTGCGCCAGAGCAAAACGGCCTGGAATATACACTTCTGTTCAGCACTTCTATGACTGGATTCTGGTCCAGATGGATCTGCTTCCACAAGTAGAGGCTTCTCGGTCATGGAGTATTTATCCAACTGCCTCACAACCATGGACTCATCATACAAATGCCCCATGGCCCACTCAGAAGCCATGGCCAAGACCACCTCCCACTTATAAGCCATGGCCAACAACAACACTGCCCCCTCCAAAGCCATGGCCAACAACACTGCCCCCTACAAAGCCATGGCCAACAACACTGCCTGCTCCAAAGCCATGGCCACCAACACTGCCCCCTACAAAGCCATGGCCAACAACAGCGCCTGCTCCAAAGCCATGGCCACCAACACTGCCCCCTACAAAGCCATGGCCAACAACAGCGCCTGCTCCAAAGCCATGGCCACCAACACTGCCCCCTACAAAGCCATGGCCAACAACAGCGCCTGCTCCAAAGCCATGGCCACCAACACTGCCCCCTACAAAGCCATGGCCAACAACAGCGCCTGCTCCAAAGCCATGGCCACCAACACTGCCCCCTACAAAGCCATGGCCAACAACAGCGCCTGCTCCAAAGCCATGGCCACCAACACTGCCCCCTACAAAGCCATGGCCAACAACAGCGCCTGCTCCAAAGCCATGGCCAACAACACTGCCCCCTCCAAAGCCAAGTGTGATTCCTGCACCAGTGGAAGAGATTAAGACCTGCCCATTTCCACTCAAGAAGCTGATGGAATTCTTCACTAAGATACGGGAGCTCCTGAAGAACCTACAGGGAATTGCAGTTTGA